Proteins encoded by one window of Anaerosalibacter sp. Marseille-P3206:
- a CDS encoding Ig-like domain-containing protein: protein MKRTLSLLLVLAMVLSSFGFAFAEEAKEATPAEILNDLGILKGNAEGDLMLDKNLKRQDMVVMLSRLLGVEDEAKAFEGEVSFTDVADSFYVPYIAWAEAKELTNGVGDNKFGFDREVKENEVVAFLLRALGYGEVKWEEVPAKAVELKLVEKDADLTKDATRARLAELTLTALKTKMKDSDKTLAEHLELKLPQPAVLEVKEVRADNLKEIKVVFNKAVDRDNVEDRDIYTTNAGSVKDVQLVDDSIVILTLEGNMTNKKEYKLTIRGLKDAKELNKDYKFKAYDNTVPEVEEVAGLGTKAIKVLMSEPVKSAKSSNFKIDGKSYYGSVSTTGREIVLKPYGSDFSVGDHKLVVKSLEDYAGFKSVEKELEFTIVEDKEAPTVVDVKGTLERVIVTFSEDVDDATVSKDSLYWGGAKSNKADKAVRLSGNRYAFEFSGTKTLPTYETTITVKEIKDYSGNEMKAQDVAFKAEIDQTRPEVLEVEVDVNEIEVKFNKRINKEDATDKRNYVIKDEDGKKVSIKSLDLSADGRTVTIVLYSNLKESKDYTLEITGIRDNTKLANTILPYKETITAGNYKRPVVNAVTVNPEKETIHILFNKKMDVETIANPANYMLVHKDGTRYAVDDLGGNVNVIQDGKAVILELEGCKINKVKIKNLTFGKGKDIVGVILSGLIQDTSENRVQKYGEVIDFTEGIVTAEAEATDKRTIELEFSHPITAAKASDFDYKGFEIDRVVVNGTKDVVIETTKDLDPALTGVTLAIADGNKIETVLDVKVGKQAIKVADGIAPTLKEAEGTINKSATKLTLVLTFDEELSKDYEGLIKRDLTIKRSSDGKSVDMSKADVVSTVSGKTVTIVTEQHVEKGTAYEIEITSPSAIRDIAGNKANKTDGAVVAEEIKEVEDEVKPVDKTELVNAIANAVKVVADKEKYTEKSYKEFEAALKKAEEVKANEKATKEEVEAAAKALEEAIAGLKTVEEPAELTAKLEVVEITAIRKFVVKVKLSDETKNDKVEKFVIDDNDYTVAGIKDGYVVSNGTFDKAPVKVQVVVEGQPILAQQ from the coding sequence ATGAAAAGAACACTTTCATTACTATTAGTACTAGCAATGGTACTATCTAGCTTTGGATTTGCTTTCGCAGAAGAAGCTAAGGAAGCAACTCCAGCAGAAATCCTAAATGACTTAGGAATTCTTAAAGGAAACGCAGAAGGCGACTTAATGTTAGACAAAAATTTAAAGAGACAAGACATGGTAGTTATGCTTAGCCGTCTACTAGGAGTAGAAGACGAAGCAAAAGCTTTTGAAGGAGAAGTATCCTTCACAGACGTAGCAGACTCATTCTATGTGCCATACATAGCATGGGCAGAAGCTAAAGAATTAACAAATGGTGTTGGCGACAACAAATTTGGATTTGATAGGGAAGTTAAAGAAAACGAAGTTGTAGCTTTCTTATTAAGAGCATTAGGCTATGGCGAAGTTAAATGGGAAGAAGTTCCTGCAAAAGCTGTAGAACTTAAATTAGTTGAAAAAGACGCTGATCTTACAAAAGACGCAACAAGAGCAAGATTAGCAGAACTTACTCTAACAGCTCTTAAGACTAAGATGAAAGACAGCGACAAGACTTTAGCTGAACATCTAGAATTAAAATTACCTCAACCAGCAGTTCTAGAAGTTAAAGAAGTTAGAGCTGACAACTTAAAAGAAATCAAAGTTGTATTCAACAAAGCTGTTGATAGAGACAATGTAGAAGATAGAGATATCTATACTACAAATGCAGGTTCAGTTAAAGACGTTCAATTAGTAGATGATAGTATTGTTATCTTAACACTAGAAGGTAATATGACAAACAAAAAAGAATACAAACTTACTATTAGAGGACTAAAAGACGCAAAAGAATTAAACAAAGACTATAAATTTAAAGCTTATGACAACACTGTTCCAGAAGTAGAAGAAGTAGCAGGATTAGGAACAAAAGCTATTAAAGTTCTTATGTCAGAACCAGTTAAGAGTGCTAAATCATCAAACTTCAAGATTGATGGAAAATCATACTATGGATCAGTAAGTACTACAGGAAGAGAAATCGTCCTTAAACCTTACGGTTCAGATTTTTCAGTAGGAGATCACAAGCTAGTAGTTAAGTCATTAGAAGACTATGCTGGATTCAAATCAGTAGAAAAAGAACTTGAATTCACAATAGTAGAAGACAAAGAAGCTCCAACAGTAGTAGATGTAAAAGGTACTCTTGAAAGAGTAATTGTTACATTTAGCGAAGATGTAGATGATGCTACAGTTTCAAAAGATAGTCTATACTGGGGTGGCGCTAAATCCAATAAGGCTGACAAGGCAGTTAGACTTTCAGGGAATAGATATGCATTTGAATTCTCAGGAACTAAGACATTACCAACATATGAAACAACAATAACTGTAAAAGAAATAAAAGACTATTCAGGTAACGAAATGAAAGCACAAGATGTAGCTTTCAAAGCTGAAATAGATCAAACAAGACCAGAAGTACTAGAAGTAGAAGTAGATGTAAATGAAATAGAAGTTAAATTCAACAAGAGAATAAACAAAGAAGATGCTACTGATAAGAGAAACTATGTAATAAAAGATGAAGATGGTAAGAAAGTAAGCATTAAATCATTAGACCTTAGTGCTGATGGAAGAACAGTTACAATTGTTTTATATAGTAACTTAAAAGAAAGCAAAGATTATACATTAGAAATAACAGGTATTAGAGATAATACAAAATTAGCTAACACAATTTTACCATACAAAGAAACAATAACAGCTGGTAATTATAAGAGACCAGTAGTTAACGCAGTAACAGTAAATCCTGAAAAGGAAACTATTCACATACTATTCAATAAGAAAATGGATGTAGAAACTATTGCAAATCCAGCTAACTATATGTTAGTTCACAAAGATGGAACAAGATATGCAGTAGATGATCTAGGTGGCAATGTAAATGTTATTCAAGATGGAAAAGCTGTTATACTTGAATTAGAAGGATGTAAAATCAATAAAGTTAAAATTAAAAACTTGACATTTGGTAAGGGTAAAGATATCGTAGGAGTTATCCTATCAGGTTTAATACAAGACACATCTGAAAATAGAGTACAAAAATATGGTGAAGTAATTGATTTCACTGAAGGAATAGTTACAGCTGAAGCAGAAGCTACAGATAAGAGAACTATAGAATTAGAATTCTCACATCCAATAACTGCAGCTAAAGCAAGCGATTTTGATTATAAAGGATTTGAAATAGACAGAGTTGTTGTTAATGGAACAAAAGATGTAGTTATTGAAACAACAAAAGACTTAGATCCAGCACTTACTGGTGTAACACTAGCAATAGCTGATGGAAATAAAATTGAAACTGTTTTAGATGTTAAGGTAGGAAAACAAGCTATAAAAGTAGCTGATGGAATAGCACCAACATTAAAAGAAGCTGAAGGAACAATAAATAAATCAGCAACAAAACTTACACTTGTATTAACATTTGATGAAGAATTAAGCAAAGACTATGAAGGATTAATCAAGAGAGACTTGACTATTAAGAGATCATCAGATGGAAAATCTGTAGATATGAGTAAAGCTGACGTTGTATCAACTGTAAGTGGAAAAACTGTTACAATAGTAACAGAACAACATGTTGAAAAAGGAACAGCTTATGAAATAGAAATAACTAGCCCAAGTGCTATAAGAGACATAGCTGGAAATAAAGCAAACAAAACTGACGGTGCAGTAGTAGCTGAAGAGATTAAAGAAGTAGAAGATGAAGTTAAACCAGTTGACAAAACTGAACTAGTTAATGCTATAGCAAATGCAGTTAAAGTTGTAGCAGACAAAGAAAAATACACAGAAAAATCTTATAAAGAATTTGAAGCAGCTTTAAAGAAAGCTGAAGAAGTAAAAGCTAACGAAAAAGCTACTAAAGAAGAAGTTGAAGCAGCTGCTAAAGCTTTAGAAGAAGCTATAGCTGGATTAAAGACAGTTGAAGAACCAGCAGAACTAACAGCAAAACTTGAAGTAGTTGAAATAACAGCTATAAGAAAATTTGTAGTAAAGGTAAAATTAAGTGATGAAACTAAAAACGATAAAGTTGAAAAATTTGTTATCGATGATAATGACTATACAGTAGCTGGTATTAAAGATGGCTATGTAGTATCAAATGGTACTTTTGATAAGGCTCCAGTAAAAGTACAAGTGGTAGTTGAAGGACAACCAATTCTTGCTCAACAATAG
- a CDS encoding HNH endonuclease — protein sequence MSDRISEYPKTINSVSNLLSLCFNLHILFIDLFVNSVAATTANN from the coding sequence AGAATTAGTGAATATCCAAAAACTATAAATTCAGTTTCAAACTTATTATCCTTATGCTTTAATTTACATATCTTATTTATTGATCTTTTCGTAAATTCTGTAGCAGCCACAACAGCAAATAATTGA